The Flavobacterium sp. HJ-32-4 genome contains a region encoding:
- a CDS encoding FAD-binding oxidoreductase — MNLSFWEWKTWFSDVDYTIVGSGIVGLHAALRLRERFPESTILVLEKGILPEGASTKNAGFACFGSLSEILDDLRTHSEEEVVQLVTKRWQGLQLLRKRVGDAALDFRPYGGYELFLSEDKHLYDECFARMAYVNDLLRPVFRADVFSREVDRFGFGNIHEYTLFNPFEGQLDTGKMMQALLRMAVAQGIHVLTSVEVQNHIEHADGVEVVLPGASFKTHKLLYATNGFAGSLTGGAVKPARAQVLVTKPIPGLDIKGTFHFDRGYYYFRNIGDRILFGGGRHLDFEGETTTEMGQTEIIQQRLEQLLKDVILPGTPFEIERRWSGIMGLGAVKKPIVEALSSHVYCGVRLGGMGVAIGSLIGEELADLV, encoded by the coding sequence ATGAACCTGAGTTTTTGGGAGTGGAAGACCTGGTTTTCCGATGTTGATTATACCATCGTCGGAAGCGGTATCGTCGGACTGCATGCGGCCCTTCGCCTGCGCGAGCGCTTCCCGGAAAGCACCATCCTTGTGTTGGAGAAAGGCATCCTCCCCGAAGGCGCCAGCACGAAGAATGCGGGTTTTGCGTGCTTCGGCAGCCTGTCGGAAATACTGGACGACCTGCGAACCCATTCCGAAGAGGAAGTCGTACAGTTGGTGACCAAGCGCTGGCAGGGTCTGCAACTGCTGCGCAAACGGGTAGGTGACGCCGCGTTGGATTTTCGTCCCTATGGAGGATACGAACTTTTTCTTTCAGAGGACAAACACTTATACGACGAGTGTTTCGCGCGCATGGCCTACGTGAACGACCTCCTTCGACCTGTTTTCCGAGCCGACGTGTTTTCCCGCGAAGTCGACCGGTTTGGGTTCGGAAATATACACGAATACACGCTTTTCAATCCGTTCGAAGGTCAATTGGATACAGGCAAGATGATGCAGGCGCTTCTACGCATGGCCGTTGCCCAGGGCATCCATGTCCTGACGTCGGTTGAGGTGCAAAACCATATCGAGCACGCAGATGGGGTGGAAGTCGTGCTGCCAGGTGCTTCGTTCAAAACCCATAAACTGCTGTACGCCACCAACGGATTCGCCGGGTCCCTTACCGGGGGCGCTGTAAAACCGGCACGGGCACAGGTGTTGGTGACAAAGCCGATTCCAGGACTCGATATCAAAGGAACCTTCCATTTCGACCGCGGGTATTACTACTTCCGCAATATCGGCGACCGTATCCTTTTCGGCGGCGGACGTCATCTCGATTTCGAGGGTGAAACGACGACGGAAATGGGCCAGACCGAAATCATCCAACAACGGTTGGAACAACTTTTAAAAGATGTAATTTTGCCCGGAACGCCGTTCGAAATCGAGCGTCGTTGGAGTGGTATTATGGGATTGGGAGCCGTTAAAAAACCCATTGTCGAAGCCTTGTCATCGCACGTGTATTGCGGCGTACGGCTGGGCGGAATGGGAGTGGCGATAGGCAGCCTGATCGGGGAAGAACTCGCAGACCTGGTGTAA
- a CDS encoding prolyl oligopeptidase family protein, translating into MKKALFLMACMSSFPVGAQQIVYPETEKGDVVDTYFGTPIPDPYRWLEDDLSDKTAKWVAAQNEVTFGYLDKIPFRKDVQERITQLWNYEKRSAPTREGNYLYYYRNDGLQNQSVLYRKDASGKEEVFLDPNGFAKDGTSSLSALAFSKDGSLVAYAVSEAGSDWVKVYFMDAVTKKVRDEQLVDVKFSGLSWKGNEGIFYSRYDRPKGSVLSAKTDQHKLYFHALGTPQKKDVLIFGGEEKRRYVGGSVSEDGQYLIISTANSTSGNELYIKDLSNASSKIIAVNTGFDYDVDFLDHENGVFYFVTNFKAPNKRVVAAKIGALDPSNWRDIIRETDNVLTVSTCGGYFFAHYMRDAVSFVQQVRYDGTVVNDIKLPGLGTASGFRGKKTDRETYFSFTNYTTPSSLYSIDIATGERSAYWKPTIAFNPDDYTSEQIFYVSKDGTRVPMIITYKKGLERNGKTPTLLYGYGGFDVSLTPSFSVYAATWMEFGGIYAVPNLRGGGEYGRKWHDMGTKMQKQNVFDDFIGAAQYLIKERYTSSDFLAIEGGSNGGLLVGATMTQRPELFRVALPAVGVLDMLRYHRFTAGAGWAYDYGTADDSKEMFEYLRNYSPVHNVRKGTRYPATMVTTSDHDDRVVPAHSFKFAAELQAKQSGPAPVLIRIETNAGHGAGKSVSKAIAEDADAISFTLYNMGFSKLP; encoded by the coding sequence ATGAAAAAAGCACTTTTCCTAATGGCCTGTATGTCCTCTTTCCCTGTCGGCGCACAACAGATTGTCTATCCGGAAACGGAAAAGGGCGATGTGGTTGACACCTATTTTGGCACACCGATTCCTGATCCGTATCGTTGGCTGGAGGACGACCTCTCCGATAAGACGGCGAAGTGGGTGGCGGCGCAAAACGAAGTCACGTTTGGCTATCTTGATAAAATCCCATTCCGAAAGGATGTACAGGAGCGCATCACCCAACTGTGGAATTACGAAAAGCGCAGTGCTCCGACCCGCGAAGGCAACTACCTCTATTATTACCGAAACGACGGGTTGCAAAACCAGTCGGTACTCTACCGCAAGGACGCTAGCGGTAAAGAAGAGGTCTTTCTCGATCCGAATGGTTTTGCGAAAGACGGTACGAGTTCGTTGAGCGCGTTGGCCTTTTCAAAAGACGGAAGCCTGGTGGCGTATGCCGTTTCAGAAGCGGGAAGCGACTGGGTAAAGGTGTACTTCATGGACGCTGTGACAAAAAAGGTCCGCGACGAGCAGTTGGTCGATGTCAAATTCAGCGGTCTTTCCTGGAAAGGCAACGAGGGCATTTTTTATTCACGCTACGACCGCCCGAAAGGAAGTGTTCTTTCTGCCAAAACCGACCAGCACAAACTGTATTTCCACGCATTGGGCACGCCCCAAAAGAAGGATGTGCTGATTTTCGGCGGGGAAGAAAAACGGCGGTATGTAGGCGGAAGTGTCTCGGAAGACGGACAATATCTCATCATTTCCACCGCAAACTCTACTTCCGGAAACGAGCTTTACATCAAAGACCTAAGTAACGCTTCCTCTAAAATCATCGCCGTTAACACCGGTTTTGACTACGATGTCGACTTCCTCGACCATGAAAACGGCGTTTTTTACTTCGTCACGAATTTCAAAGCACCGAACAAACGGGTGGTAGCGGCTAAGATAGGGGCGCTTGATCCGTCGAACTGGCGTGATATCATCCGCGAAACAGATAATGTATTGACAGTAAGTACGTGTGGTGGCTATTTCTTCGCGCATTATATGCGGGATGCGGTGTCGTTTGTACAACAGGTTCGGTACGACGGCACGGTCGTCAATGACATAAAGTTGCCCGGCCTTGGAACCGCTTCGGGTTTCCGCGGAAAGAAAACCGATCGGGAAACGTATTTCAGCTTTACCAACTATACCACGCCTTCCTCCCTTTATTCGATTGACATCGCTACGGGCGAACGCAGCGCGTATTGGAAACCTACGATCGCCTTTAATCCGGATGATTACACCTCAGAGCAGATTTTCTATGTATCGAAAGACGGCACGCGCGTTCCGATGATCATCACCTATAAAAAAGGCTTGGAGCGCAATGGCAAGACGCCGACCCTTCTGTATGGATATGGCGGTTTTGACGTGAGCCTTACCCCGTCGTTCAGCGTATATGCCGCCACGTGGATGGAGTTCGGTGGCATCTACGCCGTACCTAACCTTCGGGGTGGTGGGGAATACGGCCGTAAATGGCATGATATGGGTACCAAGATGCAAAAGCAGAATGTCTTTGACGACTTCATCGGTGCCGCGCAATACCTCATCAAGGAGCGCTACACCAGCTCTGATTTCCTGGCGATAGAAGGCGGTTCCAACGGCGGACTGCTGGTCGGTGCGACCATGACCCAACGCCCGGAACTTTTCAGGGTAGCCCTTCCGGCCGTGGGCGTATTGGATATGCTGCGCTACCACCGTTTTACCGCCGGAGCGGGATGGGCCTATGACTACGGCACGGCAGACGATTCGAAGGAAATGTTCGAGTACCTGCGAAACTATTCGCCTGTGCACAATGTGCGGAAGGGCACCCGGTATCCGGCGACCATGGTGACTACCAGCGACCATGACGACCGCGTCGTGCCGGCCCACAGCTTTAAATTCGCCGCCGAGTTGCAGGCGAAACAGTCGGGCCCCGCGCCGGTGCTGATTCGAATTGAAACCAACGCCGGGCACGGCGCGGGTAAATCGGTTTCGAAAGCCATCGCGGAAGACGCGGATGCCATCTCGTTTACGCTTTATAATATGGGATTCTCGAAGCTTCCTTAA
- the mtgA gene encoding monofunctional biosynthetic peptidoglycan transglycosylase encodes MGVKTRKKAKNTPPPKRGWLRTTLRFIGKAALWFFIITIFLVILFKWVPVPATPLMAIRSLEQRGRGEKIVCEHDWVPIEKISKNMQRAVIASEDANFMTHSGFDIVAIQKAMKSNAKGKKLRGGSTISQQTAKNVFLWQGRSYIRKGLEAYFTVLIELIWGKERIMEVYLNSIEMGDGVYGVEAAAQHWYRKDADKLSRREAAGIAAILPNPLKYKASGSSSFIERRKSRIIKHMRYVGSLDY; translated from the coding sequence ATGGGAGTAAAAACGCGAAAGAAAGCAAAGAATACGCCGCCTCCAAAACGGGGTTGGCTTCGAACCACCTTGCGGTTTATCGGAAAGGCCGCGCTCTGGTTTTTCATCATAACGATATTCCTGGTCATCCTCTTTAAATGGGTGCCGGTGCCCGCTACGCCACTTATGGCGATACGGAGCCTCGAGCAACGGGGCCGCGGGGAGAAGATCGTATGCGAACACGATTGGGTGCCAATCGAGAAGATTTCTAAAAACATGCAACGGGCCGTCATTGCCAGCGAAGACGCGAATTTTATGACGCACAGCGGTTTTGATATCGTCGCGATTCAAAAGGCAATGAAAAGCAACGCCAAAGGGAAGAAATTGCGCGGTGGCAGCACCATATCCCAGCAAACCGCCAAAAACGTATTCCTTTGGCAAGGAAGGAGTTACATCCGAAAAGGCCTTGAAGCCTATTTCACCGTATTGATCGAACTGATCTGGGGTAAAGAGCGGATTATGGAGGTATACCTGAACAGCATCGAAATGGGAGACGGTGTCTACGGTGTAGAGGCCGCTGCCCAACACTGGTATCGAAAGGATGCCGACAAACTCTCACGTCGCGAGGCCGCCGGAATTGCCGCTATCCTTCCCAATCCCTTAAAATACAAGGCGTCGGGCTCCTCGTCTTTTATCGAGCGTCGCAAAAGCCGTATCATCAAGCACATGCGCTACGTCGGTAGCCTCGACTATTGA
- a CDS encoding lipid A deacylase LpxR family protein: MPLFLAAQRRPAEAGVVSDNDLYVSTVSDKYYTAGFEFFYRFLNKASTDDVKKITDLRVGQYIFNPRTRQAADPARIDRPFAGYLFAEAGKGYFRERSVLKWYGQVGVVGPDAFAEETQKAIHFLFGYKRVYGWEHQVRNAWAAQLGGSYARTLSAGPRFDVNFQAEAYAGTVLSGARVGFLSRISLWGDLKTLSASNLYDGALSADPAAYSDHELYFYISPNFKYQGHDATIEGSLFDNDSPVVFDVKPFLFSGEAGFKYRRNRWSVTYAFLYHTKEVRNSPNNMGHYYGSIVVSKFLD; this comes from the coding sequence ATGCCGCTTTTCCTCGCTGCGCAACGCCGTCCGGCAGAAGCGGGTGTCGTCAGCGATAATGATTTGTATGTGTCAACCGTTAGCGATAAATACTACACAGCGGGCTTCGAGTTCTTTTACCGCTTTCTCAACAAGGCATCGACTGACGACGTAAAGAAAATAACAGACCTACGGGTGGGGCAATACATCTTCAATCCGCGCACCCGACAGGCCGCTGATCCCGCTCGTATCGACCGTCCGTTTGCGGGCTATCTGTTTGCAGAAGCCGGTAAGGGCTATTTCCGGGAACGGTCGGTGTTAAAGTGGTACGGACAAGTCGGTGTAGTGGGCCCCGATGCCTTTGCGGAGGAAACCCAAAAGGCCATCCATTTCCTGTTCGGATACAAGCGGGTCTACGGATGGGAACACCAGGTCCGGAACGCCTGGGCGGCGCAACTCGGCGGATCGTATGCACGTACGCTGTCGGCCGGTCCGCGTTTTGATGTCAATTTCCAGGCCGAGGCGTATGCCGGAACGGTGCTTTCGGGTGCCCGTGTCGGCTTTCTTTCCCGTATTAGCCTTTGGGGCGACTTAAAAACGCTGTCGGCCTCCAATCTTTATGACGGTGCGTTATCTGCCGACCCCGCCGCCTATTCTGACCATGAATTGTATTTTTACATCAGTCCTAACTTCAAATACCAGGGCCATGATGCCACCATCGAAGGCAGTCTTTTTGATAACGACAGTCCGGTGGTGTTTGACGTAAAACCGTTTCTGTTTTCAGGAGAAGCGGGTTTTAAATACAGAAGGAACCGTTGGAGTGTTACCTATGCCTTCCTTTACCACACCAAAGAGGTCCGCAACAGCCCCAACAATATGGGGCATTACTACGGATCGATCGTCGTCTCGAAATTCCTTGATTAA